In Polynucleobacter sp. AP-Ainpum-60-G11, one DNA window encodes the following:
- a CDS encoding hydroxymethylglutaryl-CoA lyase: protein MTRIYFNDVVTRDGFQIEPNFIPTDDKVKLVDELSQCGFAKIEVTSFTSPKAIPMLRDAEEVMGRIQRIPGVEYTVLVPNLRGAERAFESRADEFNLVMSTSETHNLANLRMGREKSFAGLAEVIQFVDGRTPINVSLSTAFGCPMEGDVPQSVVEQFVQRFADLGIRGVTICDTTGMAHPAQVSKMSEDLQQKFGNLQLTFHFHNTRGMGLANVLAAVQSGIVRFDGSLGGLGGCPYAPGASGNISSEDAIHMLDAMGYDTGIDIPRLIGLARELPLIVGHAVPGQVAQAGSTCDLHPAPTYVAELR, encoded by the coding sequence ATGACTAGAATTTATTTCAATGATGTTGTTACCAGGGACGGATTCCAGATTGAGCCCAACTTTATTCCGACTGATGACAAAGTTAAATTGGTGGATGAATTAAGCCAATGTGGATTTGCCAAGATTGAGGTAACTTCCTTTACATCACCCAAAGCCATTCCCATGTTGCGGGATGCCGAAGAGGTTATGGGCAGAATTCAACGTATTCCAGGAGTTGAGTACACAGTCTTGGTGCCCAACCTACGTGGGGCAGAGCGCGCTTTTGAGTCTCGCGCAGATGAGTTCAATCTTGTGATGTCGACTTCCGAAACTCATAATTTAGCTAATTTACGAATGGGCCGAGAAAAAAGCTTTGCAGGATTAGCTGAAGTCATTCAATTTGTTGATGGAAGAACGCCAATCAACGTTTCCTTATCAACAGCTTTTGGTTGCCCAATGGAGGGGGATGTTCCTCAGTCTGTGGTCGAGCAATTTGTTCAGCGCTTTGCGGATCTGGGTATACGCGGCGTGACTATTTGCGATACAACCGGAATGGCTCATCCTGCACAAGTTAGCAAAATGTCTGAAGATTTGCAGCAGAAGTTTGGCAATCTGCAGTTAACTTTTCATTTTCACAATACCCGTGGAATGGGGCTAGCTAACGTACTTGCAGCAGTGCAATCCGGAATTGTGCGCTTTGATGGCTCTCTTGGCGGTCTAGGAGGGTGCCCTTACGCACCAGGCGCCAGTGGCAACATCTCTAGTGAAGACGCGATTCATATGCTCGATGCGATGGGGTATGACACTGGGATTGATATTCCGCGTTTAATTGGGTTGGCGCGTGAGTTGCCGCTAATTGTGGGGCATGCTGTCCCAGGGCAAGTTGCTCAAGCTGGCAGCACTTGTGATTTGCATCCTGCACCTACTTATGTGGCAGAGTTACGTTAA
- a CDS encoding CaiB/BaiF CoA-transferase family protein — MEPLANLKVIEMGQLIAGPFAAKTLADFGADVIKIEPPKVGDALRKWRLLKDGTSVWWQVQSRNKRSLSLDLKQAEAQDIVRTLITEADVLIENFRPGTLEGWGLAPEELLELNPKLIVLRISGYGQTGPYRDKPGFGVVAEAMGGLRHLTAEPGRVPVRVGVSIGDTLASLHGVIGILLALQERHQSGKGQVIDIALYEAVFNCMESLLPEYSAFGEVRQAGGSALPGIAPSNAYLCTDGGYVLVAGNGDSIFKRLMKMIDRADLANDPALENNDGRVARVAELDQAIGVWAKTMTTDQALELLDSVAVPAGKIYTIADIANDPHFKARGNIETIQMQDGSKLDVPGVIPKLSRTPGSIKTLAPNIGENTDEILQSIGLTEAQVASLKERGIAFTK, encoded by the coding sequence ATGGAGCCATTAGCCAATTTGAAAGTGATTGAAATGGGGCAGTTAATTGCCGGCCCCTTTGCCGCCAAGACCTTAGCCGATTTTGGTGCCGATGTTATTAAGATTGAGCCACCAAAAGTAGGGGATGCCTTGCGTAAGTGGCGCTTACTCAAAGATGGCACTTCAGTCTGGTGGCAGGTTCAGTCACGAAATAAGCGCTCTCTTTCCCTGGATTTAAAACAAGCTGAAGCCCAAGACATTGTTCGCACTTTAATTACAGAGGCGGATGTTCTTATTGAAAATTTTCGGCCAGGCACTTTAGAGGGTTGGGGTCTTGCTCCTGAAGAATTGCTCGAGCTCAACCCTAAACTCATTGTTCTAAGAATTAGTGGATATGGTCAAACTGGTCCCTACCGCGATAAGCCGGGATTTGGCGTGGTGGCTGAGGCTATGGGTGGCCTGCGTCATCTCACTGCTGAGCCAGGTAGAGTGCCCGTGCGAGTTGGGGTGAGTATCGGCGATACCTTGGCATCACTACATGGTGTTATCGGAATTTTATTGGCGCTACAAGAGCGTCATCAAAGTGGCAAAGGTCAAGTGATCGATATAGCCTTGTATGAGGCAGTCTTTAATTGCATGGAAAGCTTGCTACCTGAGTACAGCGCCTTTGGTGAAGTTCGACAGGCTGGTGGTAGCGCTTTGCCAGGCATTGCTCCGAGCAATGCTTATCTTTGTACTGATGGTGGCTATGTACTAGTTGCTGGTAATGGCGATAGCATCTTCAAGCGTTTGATGAAGATGATTGATAGGGCAGATTTAGCCAATGATCCAGCGCTTGAAAATAACGATGGCAGAGTGGCTCGTGTTGCAGAGTTGGATCAGGCAATTGGTGTTTGGGCAAAAACAATGACTACAGATCAAGCCTTGGAGTTACTCGATTCTGTGGCGGTTCCTGCAGGGAAAATTTATACCATTGCTGATATTGCAAATGACCCACACTTCAAGGCACGGGGCAATATTGAAACAATCCAGATGCAAGACGGCAGCAAGCTAGATGTGCCCGGAGTAATTCCGAAGTTATCTCGCACACCAGGATCCATTAAAACCTTGGCTCCGAATATTGGCGAGAACACAGATGAAATTCTGCAAAGTATTGGATTAACCGAGGCACAGGTAGCATCGTTAAAAGAGCGCGGCATTGCCTTTACTAAATAA
- a CDS encoding LysR family transcriptional regulator: MNAFINPARIDFVTLKLFCAVAKSGSITKGANECSLALSAASRRISELEETVGISLLDRSARGVTLTQAGHAVMQHALRLFQGFEQFSNELGEYSKGVKGHVRLWANMSALTEFLPAALAQFLIEHPEIQVEVEEQISGDIVRALMDGIADIGVFAEGSPTTGLDTQVIGNDELVITCSKSHPLSKKKSVTFEECLEYDFVGLNRGSSLLELTSRSAEKLGKQMRLRIQVRSYDAMCQMIAANLGIGVLPIQACAAQIQAMGLVAIPLRESWANRNLLIATREGATLSPPATLLREHLLEQCVK, encoded by the coding sequence ATGAACGCCTTCATAAACCCTGCCAGAATCGACTTTGTCACCCTCAAGCTCTTTTGCGCTGTTGCAAAATCGGGAAGCATTACCAAAGGTGCGAATGAATGTAGCCTCGCATTATCAGCAGCCAGTCGGCGGATATCCGAGCTAGAGGAAACGGTGGGCATCTCTCTCCTTGATAGATCTGCCAGAGGCGTCACCCTGACTCAAGCAGGCCATGCAGTAATGCAACATGCTCTACGCCTCTTCCAAGGTTTTGAACAATTTAGCAATGAATTAGGTGAGTATTCCAAGGGGGTGAAGGGACATGTTCGCCTCTGGGCGAATATGTCAGCCCTCACAGAATTTTTACCAGCCGCTCTAGCGCAATTTCTTATAGAGCATCCCGAGATTCAGGTTGAGGTAGAAGAGCAGATTAGCGGCGATATTGTGAGGGCCCTCATGGATGGAATTGCAGATATCGGCGTATTTGCTGAAGGATCTCCCACTACCGGCTTAGACACTCAAGTCATTGGCAATGATGAGCTCGTTATTACGTGCAGTAAATCTCACCCACTCAGCAAGAAGAAAAGCGTTACTTTTGAAGAGTGCCTAGAGTATGACTTTGTTGGACTCAATCGAGGCAGCTCGCTTCTAGAGCTCACCTCTAGAAGCGCCGAGAAGTTAGGCAAGCAAATGCGATTACGGATTCAAGTGCGAAGCTACGATGCAATGTGCCAAATGATTGCAGCCAATCTGGGAATTGGCGTTCTACCCATCCAAGCTTGCGCAGCACAGATCCAGGCCATGGGACTAGTAGCTATTCCCTTGAGAGAATCCTGGGCTAATCGCAATTTATTAATTGCAACTAGAGAAGGTGCAACCTTATCTCCCCCAGCTACATTGCTTCGAGAGCATCTGCTGGAGCAGTGCGTGAAATAG
- a CDS encoding amidohydrolase, translating to MSLKSKIIYVFVAGLFSGTALSVQLIDPPSTPKIAEITVFVAKKIVTMDPAIPNATAVAVADGRILSVGTLEDMKPWTDRYPTQINRQFANKVMYPGFIEPHAHPLLAGVLFNKPLLTPSPMPNPWGAPFPGVPNLQAAIAQLKKYSTDIKDPKETLLAWGYDVVAMGKLPDRQLLDQASTTRPIIVWDISGHDMYVNSAFIKSYDITPEKVKTIKGVGLDKDGQLNGQFLEIPAVTYILGLAGKNVLKPGEIPNDYMYINDLMQQAGITTSGDLAFGTLNIETETKIAKAYTTSPRGALRIVPVVYAEPFIQKYGDKAIQEAQNLSQLDNDRLIFQGVKFYSDGGYLPETMRMEHPGYTNNTLGSSNYKSSVDFANTMRPWWDAGFHIHIHSNGDIGNQHSINALQLMIDAKPRFDHRYTINHFGIPSTAMVMKIKTLGAVVSANLSYISERAKLEYPALGVDRASYATRIGTLVRSGIVTSIHSDAPVSAPAPLKEVWTAVTRKDVYNDGKVWAPAEAVSANDAMKMITINAAYTLGVEDKVGSIEAGKFADFAVLDADPQTIPSIKIKDVGVVATILGGKVIPVSETKQSRPLH from the coding sequence ATGAGTTTGAAATCAAAAATTATTTATGTATTCGTGGCGGGGCTTTTCTCAGGAACGGCTCTATCAGTACAGCTGATTGATCCCCCATCAACGCCGAAGATCGCTGAGATTACTGTTTTTGTGGCGAAGAAAATTGTCACAATGGACCCTGCCATTCCAAATGCCACGGCTGTAGCGGTTGCTGATGGCCGCATTCTATCGGTCGGCACATTAGAGGATATGAAGCCCTGGACTGATAGGTATCCAACCCAAATTAATAGACAGTTTGCAAACAAGGTAATGTATCCAGGCTTTATTGAGCCACATGCGCATCCTCTACTTGCTGGAGTCTTATTTAATAAGCCACTGCTAACGCCATCTCCAATGCCTAATCCATGGGGCGCCCCGTTTCCAGGGGTTCCTAACCTACAGGCGGCAATAGCGCAACTCAAAAAATATTCTACTGATATTAAAGATCCCAAGGAGACTCTATTGGCTTGGGGATACGATGTAGTGGCAATGGGCAAGTTGCCGGATCGTCAACTTCTAGATCAAGCATCAACAACAAGGCCGATCATTGTGTGGGATATCTCCGGCCATGATATGTACGTTAATAGTGCATTCATTAAGTCATATGACATCACACCAGAGAAGGTGAAAACTATCAAAGGCGTTGGTCTGGACAAAGATGGTCAGCTAAATGGCCAATTTTTGGAAATACCTGCGGTTACCTACATTCTTGGCTTGGCTGGAAAGAATGTTTTGAAGCCAGGTGAAATTCCAAATGATTACATGTATATCAATGACTTGATGCAGCAGGCGGGCATTACTACATCAGGTGATCTAGCTTTTGGTACTTTGAATATTGAAACTGAAACCAAAATAGCTAAGGCTTACACTACATCACCTCGCGGTGCTCTTCGTATCGTGCCAGTTGTTTATGCTGAACCATTTATTCAAAAGTATGGCGATAAAGCTATCCAAGAAGCCCAAAACTTGAGTCAGCTAGATAACGACAGATTGATTTTCCAAGGTGTGAAGTTTTATAGCGACGGTGGTTACTTGCCAGAAACGATGCGTATGGAGCATCCAGGCTACACAAATAACACTTTAGGTTCCTCTAATTACAAGTCATCAGTAGATTTTGCAAATACGATGAGACCTTGGTGGGATGCTGGTTTTCATATCCATATTCATAGCAATGGTGATATCGGAAATCAGCACTCAATCAATGCCTTGCAATTGATGATTGATGCAAAGCCGCGTTTTGATCATCGCTATACGATTAATCATTTCGGCATTCCATCTACTGCGATGGTAATGAAGATTAAGACATTAGGTGCAGTTGTAAGCGCCAATTTGTCTTATATCTCTGAACGTGCCAAGTTAGAGTACCCTGCCTTAGGTGTTGATCGTGCTTCTTATGCAACCCGTATTGGAACCTTAGTGCGCAGTGGCATTGTGACCTCCATTCACTCAGATGCACCAGTGTCAGCGCCGGCGCCATTAAAGGAGGTTTGGACTGCTGTTACCCGTAAAGATGTTTATAACGATGGCAAAGTCTGGGCGCCAGCTGAGGCTGTTAGTGCTAACGATGCCATGAAGATGATTACGATTAATGCTGCCTACACCTTGGGTGTCGAAGATAAGGTCGGAAGTATTGAGGCGGGTAAGTTTGCTGACTTTGCAGTACTAGATGCGGATCCACAAACAATCCCTAGCATCAAGATTAAAGATGTGGGAGTTGTTGCGACTATATTGGGTGGCAAAGTTATTCCGGTGTCTGAGACTAAGCAGTCTAGACCTTTACATTAA